One region of Bdellovibrio bacteriovorus genomic DNA includes:
- a CDS encoding thymidine phosphorylase, which translates to MAFLPAEIIKAKRNGRELSYDEINEFILGYARGQIPDYQMSALLMATFFKGMTTEETLSLTKAMLHSGEVVDFSSVPGFKVDKHSTGGVGDKTSLILGPIVAAAGVPVPMISGRGLGHTGGTLDKLESIPGFNTQKSLPEFVELVRKHAICFIGQTKEICPADKKIYALRDVTATVESLPLICASIMSKKLAEGIDGLVLDVKFGSGAFMKTPALAEELALNLMAIAKGYGKKVTSLLTNMDQPLGRFAGNSLEVEECVAIMKNEKFIGPGGYDLYEDTRELSLQLSAHMLLLAGVGRTAEESYKIASDMLTSGKAMAKFEELCGIHGGNLKALPKPQHKMIITAEKDGYVHGFHTESIGIAGIIIKAGRAQTTDVIAPTAGIEFHVKVGDEVKAGEAVFTLHGDDKDLLQSAVPLLKSAINISLPKIAKPSLILKTLS; encoded by the coding sequence ATGGCATTTCTTCCAGCAGAAATTATTAAAGCGAAACGCAACGGTCGCGAACTCTCCTACGATGAGATCAACGAATTTATTCTGGGATATGCGCGCGGTCAGATTCCTGATTATCAAATGTCGGCGCTTTTGATGGCGACATTTTTTAAAGGCATGACGACGGAAGAAACTCTGTCGCTTACGAAAGCCATGCTTCACTCTGGTGAAGTTGTGGATTTTTCTTCCGTGCCGGGATTTAAAGTCGATAAACACTCTACAGGTGGCGTGGGCGATAAGACCAGCTTGATTCTAGGTCCGATCGTTGCCGCTGCTGGCGTGCCCGTCCCGATGATTTCAGGTCGCGGCTTAGGCCATACCGGAGGAACGTTAGATAAGCTTGAATCTATTCCTGGATTCAATACACAAAAATCTTTGCCTGAATTCGTGGAGCTGGTTCGCAAACATGCGATTTGCTTTATCGGTCAAACAAAAGAAATCTGCCCTGCGGATAAAAAGATCTATGCACTTCGTGATGTGACAGCGACGGTGGAAAGTCTTCCGCTGATTTGTGCTTCGATCATGTCTAAGAAATTGGCCGAAGGCATTGATGGCCTGGTGCTGGACGTGAAGTTTGGTTCTGGCGCCTTCATGAAAACTCCCGCCTTAGCAGAAGAACTCGCTTTGAATTTAATGGCTATTGCTAAAGGCTACGGTAAGAAAGTAACTTCTTTACTGACAAACATGGATCAGCCTTTAGGTCGCTTTGCCGGCAATTCTTTGGAAGTCGAAGAATGCGTTGCGATTATGAAGAACGAAAAATTCATCGGGCCCGGCGGATACGATCTTTATGAGGATACGCGCGAACTCAGCCTTCAACTTTCAGCACACATGCTTCTTTTAGCAGGAGTTGGCCGCACGGCTGAAGAATCTTATAAGATCGCTTCTGACATGCTGACATCCGGTAAAGCGATGGCGAAGTTTGAAGAGCTCTGTGGAATACATGGTGGAAATCTTAAAGCCCTTCCGAAGCCCCAACACAAAATGATCATTACAGCTGAAAAAGATGGTTATGTTCACGGCTTCCATACAGAAAGCATTGGTATTGCGGGCATTATAATTAAAGCCGGTCGCGCGCAGACGACGGACGTAATTGCGCCTACAGCCGGGATAGAGTTTCACGTTAAAGTGGGTGACGAAGTCAAAGCGGGCGAAGCTGTCTTCACGTTGCATGGCGATGATAAGGATCTATTGCAGTCAGCAGTTCCTCTGTTGAAATCGGCGATTAATATTTCCTTGCCAAAAATTGCAAAGCCTAGTTTGATACTGAAGACTTTGAGCTAA
- a CDS encoding S8 family peptidase, translating to MDVQKILSAVVCIFVLASCGNKSPSTVFPENGAMDSSACTGQAIQNKFIVQWEDGKFTVEQAANADEFTKNFIEPQLEKIRYVEFDRQIQTSKTDEIQANAYSDSWGQTKIGAPSLWAQGIQGQNVKIAVVDAFVDTSHPQIKPRIAVNTAEIPNNGKDDDGNGIVDDYYGASFVSIPNNNPTPSSHGTHVAGIIAADERYGSVQGVAPRAQLIPAQFIANDGGGSLGDAVLALQYSASRGAKIINASWGGAPCVASLRNAFVELQGKGILVIVAAGNDGRDVDVYPEFPASFGLANQITVAASSVSDFMTSWSNSGFNLVHVAAPGERILSTVPGNSTAYMDGTSMAAPMVSGAAALLWSARPTASALQIKESILQSVDVVPGHEFKVKTQGRINVQKAFEVLKQLVP from the coding sequence ATGGATGTTCAAAAAATTCTCTCGGCGGTTGTCTGCATCTTCGTATTAGCATCTTGTGGCAACAAATCGCCTAGCACCGTATTTCCAGAAAATGGAGCGATGGACTCGAGCGCATGCACGGGCCAAGCAATCCAGAATAAATTCATCGTCCAATGGGAAGATGGAAAATTTACGGTGGAACAGGCCGCAAACGCTGACGAATTTACGAAAAATTTTATCGAGCCACAGCTAGAGAAGATCCGCTATGTGGAGTTCGACCGTCAAATTCAAACATCTAAAACTGATGAAATTCAAGCCAATGCCTATTCCGATAGTTGGGGGCAGACAAAGATAGGTGCGCCTTCTTTGTGGGCTCAAGGTATTCAAGGACAAAATGTTAAAATCGCGGTTGTTGATGCGTTCGTCGACACAAGCCATCCGCAAATCAAACCGCGTATTGCTGTGAACACGGCAGAGATTCCAAATAATGGCAAAGACGATGACGGAAACGGTATTGTTGATGACTATTATGGAGCTTCGTTTGTCTCTATTCCAAATAACAATCCAACACCAAGCTCGCATGGAACTCATGTGGCAGGTATCATCGCTGCGGATGAGCGCTATGGCTCTGTTCAAGGCGTCGCTCCTCGGGCGCAATTGATTCCTGCGCAATTCATTGCCAATGATGGTGGTGGTTCGTTAGGTGATGCGGTTCTTGCTTTGCAATACTCTGCTTCGCGTGGAGCTAAAATCATCAATGCAAGTTGGGGTGGCGCTCCGTGTGTGGCTTCTCTAAGAAATGCTTTTGTTGAACTTCAAGGTAAAGGGATTTTGGTTATCGTTGCCGCTGGTAATGATGGACGCGATGTCGATGTTTACCCTGAGTTCCCGGCTTCATTCGGATTAGCGAATCAAATCACAGTGGCTGCTTCTTCCGTGTCAGATTTTATGACTTCATGGTCGAACAGTGGATTTAATCTTGTTCACGTGGCCGCTCCTGGTGAAAGAATTTTAAGCACGGTTCCAGGCAACTCGACAGCTTATATGGATGGTACAAGTATGGCGGCTCCAATGGTTTCGGGTGCAGCCGCCCTTTTATGGAGTGCTCGTCCGACCGCTTCCGCGCTGCAAATTAAAGAGTCTATTTTGCAGTCCGTCGACGTCGTTCCAGGACACGAATTTAAAGTAAAAACTCAAGGACGCATTAACGTACAAAAGGCGTTCGAAGTCTTAAAGCAGTTAGTTCCATAA
- the deoC gene encoding deoxyribose-phosphate aldolase — MQLSRYIDHTLLKPEAQLAQIEKLCAEAKEHGFFSVCVNTSYVPACAELLKGSSVKVCCVVGFPLGTMDTESKAFETSTAIKNGAGEIDMVIHVGALKDRRLDYVRDDIKAVVKAAQGRTVKVIIETSLLNNDDKVLACKAAMEAGAHFVKTSTGFGGGGATVDDVKLMKSVVGDALEVKASGGIKDIAQAKAMIDAGATRLGTSSGIIIVQGGTVQGGY; from the coding sequence GTGCAACTAAGTCGTTATATTGACCATACTCTTTTGAAACCTGAAGCGCAGTTAGCGCAAATCGAAAAGCTTTGTGCAGAAGCCAAAGAACACGGCTTTTTCAGTGTTTGTGTAAATACCTCTTACGTCCCTGCGTGTGCGGAACTTCTTAAAGGCTCCTCCGTCAAAGTTTGCTGCGTTGTCGGCTTTCCTTTGGGAACAATGGATACGGAAAGCAAAGCTTTTGAAACTTCAACGGCCATCAAAAACGGCGCAGGCGAAATCGATATGGTGATCCATGTTGGTGCTTTAAAAGACCGTCGCTTAGACTATGTGCGAGACGATATCAAAGCCGTTGTGAAAGCCGCGCAAGGTCGCACGGTGAAAGTGATCATCGAGACGTCTCTTTTAAATAACGACGATAAAGTGTTGGCATGCAAAGCCGCGATGGAAGCCGGGGCTCACTTCGTAAAAACATCCACAGGATTTGGTGGCGGTGGCGCGACGGTTGATGACGTCAAACTGATGAAATCAGTTGTTGGTGATGCACTGGAAGTGAAAGCCTCTGGCGGTATTAAGGATATCGCTCAAGCCAAAGCGATGATTGATGCCGGCGCAACTCGCCTAGGCACAAGCTCTGGAATCATTATTGTTCAGGGCGGAACCGTTCAAGGAGGTTACTAA
- a CDS encoding purine-nucleoside phosphorylase has product MVLNKLQETITYIRTKTSAKPKIGVVLGSGLGAFVKDVEVEITLPYKDIPHFSPPTVEGHSGNLIFGKVNGQQIVILQGRNHYYEGHSMESVVFPTRTLAMLGIETLILTNSAGGFGENMQAGDFMIIEDHINLMGTNPLMGPNIKELGPRFPDMTEAYDKRLISIMEQVLLKQGTRFHKGVYCGVSGPTYETPSEVRYLKLIGGKAVGMSTVPETIAANHLGLRVAALSCITNLAAGISSQKLSHDEVTETAKRVEIQFLSFLKEFIGQI; this is encoded by the coding sequence TTGGTATTAAATAAGCTTCAAGAAACCATCACCTATATCCGTACTAAAACTTCGGCAAAACCGAAGATCGGTGTTGTTTTAGGTTCAGGCCTTGGCGCTTTTGTGAAGGATGTGGAAGTTGAAATCACACTTCCTTATAAAGACATTCCTCACTTCTCTCCTCCAACAGTCGAAGGCCACTCTGGAAATTTAATTTTCGGTAAAGTAAATGGCCAGCAGATCGTGATTCTTCAAGGGCGCAATCATTATTACGAAGGACACAGCATGGAAAGTGTTGTGTTCCCTACTCGTACGCTAGCGATGTTGGGCATTGAAACTTTGATCCTGACAAACTCTGCCGGTGGTTTTGGTGAAAACATGCAAGCAGGTGACTTCATGATTATTGAAGATCACATCAACTTGATGGGCACGAATCCACTCATGGGACCGAACATTAAAGAACTGGGTCCTCGCTTTCCTGATATGACCGAAGCTTATGACAAGCGCTTGATCTCCATCATGGAGCAAGTTTTGTTAAAGCAAGGCACACGCTTTCACAAAGGCGTTTACTGCGGCGTAAGTGGTCCTACTTATGAAACACCTTCTGAAGTTCGTTACTTAAAACTGATTGGCGGTAAAGCTGTCGGTATGAGTACGGTTCCAGAAACAATTGCGGCGAATCACTTAGGTCTTCGTGTAGCGGCTTTAAGCTGCATCACGAATTTGGCAGCAGGAATTTCTTCGCAAAAACTTTCGCACGATGAAGTGACTGAGACTGCAAAACGTGTCGAAATTCAGTTTTTATCTTTCCTAAAAGAATTTATCGGACAGATCTAA